AAGTTGGTTGGTTGTTTTATTTCCAAGTTCTGATtctataagagagagagagagagagagagagatctttCTGTTAAGTTAGTTATTTCAGTTCATCTGGAAGCAATCCTTAGCTTTGATTAAGGTTATTTTCATTACTGCACTGCAATGTCTGGatttgtatgtatgtatgtttgtTTATATCAGTAGAGTAGTACACTCACTTAAAAAGCTTGATCCTTGATTGTGCATTCAAATCTGATATGAACAATATATAATCAAAGGAAACTAATGGTGAATTTTGGTTTATGggttccatttttcttttctgttgctTGTTTGTTTCTTGGTTTGATCTTCCATGGAGTTTTCGTTATCTTGATGAATCCACATTTCGGTATTTATACAACTTTTATGAAGATGAGGAATGAAGTTTACTGGCAATTGATGATTCCAACCTTAACTGTGTTGGTAAACAGTTGTGTAAGCTAATTGATTGAAGATCGAAACTTATATCGAGGTACATGTGTAACAAATTGGCTCAAGTGTCCAGCTGCTTATGCTTATGCAGGTTGTCTAGTTTGCTGAAGCATCGTAATGGGCTCGAAAGAGAGTGGATCCTTGGTTTCAGACCTAAAAGATCCTTTGTctcaaaaaaatataaacaatgcTCCAAAGGGTAGAAGAATTCGCCTTTGTAAAAGTGCTCCTCTTTCAAATTATGTAGGCTTCGAGACAGGCTTTGCCTCAGGTCCAAGTACCAAATCCTTTTTCAGAAAGATACACCCGAGTTTTCGTATTGTAGCTGCATTCTTGACTGTCTACTTAGGCTTAGGAACTGTATGTTTCTACCTCGTTGGGCACCAGCTCAAGGGAGAGAAGACAAATGGAGTTCTTGATGCTGTTTATTTCTGTGTTGTTACAATGACCACCGTAGGATATGGAGACCTTGTGCCAAACAGTGTTTTTTCAAAACTACTGGCTTGTGCTTTCGTCTTCTCAGGAATGGCTCTCGTCGGGATGACCTTGAGCAAAGCAGCTGACTATTTGATAGAGAAGCAGGAATTATTGCTCGTTAAAGCCTTACATATGAATCAAAAAGCTGGGCCTATTGAAATTCTTAAAGATATCGAGACCAACAATCTGAGGTACAAATGTATTGTGGTCTTTATCCTTCTTTTGCTACTCATAATTGGTGGCACAGTCTTCCTAGCTACTGTTGAGAAATTGAGCCTTGTGGATTCATTCTATTGCGTTTGTTGTACAATCACAACCCTGGGTTATGGAGATAAGAGCTTTTCGACTCAAGCAGGGCGTGCTTTTGCAGTATTCTGGATATTGACAGGTACCATTTGTTTAGCTCAGTTTTTCCTCTACGTAGCCGAGCTAAACGCCCAGAGCAGACAACGGGCGTTAGTAAAGTTGATTCTCACTCGTAGGATGACCAATGTAGATTTAGAGGCAGCTGATCTGGATGGCGATGGCGTTGTTGGGTATGttaaacttttcttcacaattgCTTCTGTAGTATGAGCTTATTATTTCTGAATTCTTATCTCCTGATGGTTAACCAACAAATTTTGACACTCTGCCTCCATCCTTTACATAGGGCTGCTGAATTTGTCATATACAAGCTCAAAGAGATGGGGAAGATTAGCCAGGAAGATGTTAGACTTGTAATGGAGGAGTTTGAAGATCTTGATGTCGATCAGTCAGGAACGTTGTCAACGTCAGATATAATGCTTGCGCAACAACCTCAAATCGAGAAGTAACTCTGGCACTATGCTGGTGGCTTTGTAAGTTCGTGATATGTATGATTACTTATTCTTGCTGTGGTATGAATTTCTTAACTAGGCCATTTCACAAACACTCCCATATATCTCTTCCTATAAAGACTTGGTTAAAACGCTTGGATTGCTTCTGTGTATTTTGGAGATCATTGTTCAGTATCGTCCTACCTCGATGACAGTCACTGACAAAAAGAATTTTGGAAGAAAATCACGGTTTATGACTCCTAAAATCTTTACTTAAATGGAATATAGCGTACAAACAAATTTTGGTCCTTCTTTAGATTGACAAATGGGACTGCTTGGTTCCTGAATTCAAGAATTTCGCCTGATGTGGTTCAATCTGTTTTGTGTTACGACAGATTAAAGATTTGGAGGTTGTGCATACGCGACGAGGATGCAGTGTGGTGAGAGCACTGAAGGTGTGATGTACTGAGGCACTGTATAATGATCATATTACACACTGCCTAAG
This window of the Malus domestica chromosome 03, GDT2T_hap1 genome carries:
- the LOC103407916 gene encoding two-pore potassium channel 1-like, whose amino-acid sequence is MGSKESGSLVSDLKDPLSQKNINNAPKGRRIRLCKSAPLSNYVGFETGFASGPSTKSFFRKIHPSFRIVAAFLTVYLGLGTVCFYLVGHQLKGEKTNGVLDAVYFCVVTMTTVGYGDLVPNSVFSKLLACAFVFSGMALVGMTLSKAADYLIEKQELLLVKALHMNQKAGPIEILKDIETNNLRYKCIVVFILLLLLIIGGTVFLATVEKLSLVDSFYCVCCTITTLGYGDKSFSTQAGRAFAVFWILTGTICLAQFFLYVAELNAQSRQRALVKLILTRRMTNVDLEAADLDGDGVVGAAEFVIYKLKEMGKISQEDVRLVMEEFEDLDVDQSGTLSTSDIMLAQQPQIEK